A genomic window from Caldicellulosiruptor kronotskyensis 2002 includes:
- a CDS encoding DUF3842 family protein, which produces MVIAVLDGQGAGIGREFIKRLKKEFEDKIKIVALGTNKVAMQNMLKSGADVGYCGEDEIVYFFTNFVPDAIVGPIGILTCGGINGEISAKIAQTIFSLYCKKYIIPLNLHGIFIPGTVNLSMKEIFSLIIDDIKESLIKENEKKLYLPHPLE; this is translated from the coding sequence ATGGTCATTGCAGTTTTAGACGGACAGGGCGCTGGAATTGGAAGAGAATTTATAAAAAGATTGAAAAAAGAATTTGAGGATAAAATAAAAATTGTTGCGCTTGGTACAAATAAAGTAGCTATGCAGAATATGCTCAAAAGTGGCGCAGATGTAGGATATTGCGGTGAAGATGAAATTGTTTATTTTTTTACAAACTTTGTCCCAGATGCAATTGTTGGACCAATTGGAATTTTGACATGCGGTGGAATAAATGGTGAAATTTCTGCAAAGATAGCACAGACAATTTTCAGCCTTTATTGTAAAAAATACATCATTCCTTTGAATCTGCATGGTATTTTCATTCCTGGCACGGTAAATTTATCTATGAAAGAGATATTTTCTTTGATAATAGATGATATAAAAGAAAGTTTAATAAAAGAGAATGAGAAAAAACTTTATCTTCCCCATCCTCTTGAGTAG
- a CDS encoding DUF6922 domain-containing protein, with amino-acid sequence MDSQTQIPEKFKKFFWDIEFEDLDIQRHKAFIITRLLNFGDQDCIKWLFSTYSKEEIKDVVKNSRSLLKKPARFWQLYFNLEEDEMRCFEVFKKMEGMFRF; translated from the coding sequence ATGGACAGCCAAACTCAAATACCCGAAAAGTTTAAAAAATTCTTTTGGGATATTGAATTTGAAGATTTAGACATTCAGAGGCACAAAGCATTTATCATCACGCGCCTTCTTAACTTTGGAGACCAAGATTGCATAAAGTGGCTATTTAGCACATATTCAAAAGAAGAGATTAAAGATGTGGTAAAAAATAGCAGAAGTCTTTTGAAAAAACCTGCAAGATTTTGGCAACTATATTTCAATTTGGAAGAGGATGAAATGAGGTGTTTTGAGGTTTTCAAAAAGATGGAAGGGATGTTTCGGTTTTAG
- a CDS encoding 2-phosphosulfolactate phosphatase family protein — protein sequence MKVMTFSHYKEVTEEILKDSYAIVIDLLRATSTMIWAISNGANVIIPVENILEAKLFKKLNESVLLGGERGGLKIEGFDLDNSPLSYKKEVVFGKAIVMTTTNGTRALKKASFAKRIFLGSFINAKKTAEYILKEALKDDMQKIAIVCAGTEKKFTLEDILCAGYFADIFKTCLEKIEVDDLSLASYELYKKFENDPHEILKYSYHYNHLKKLGFEADLEFCLKKDFVDCVCEYKNLVVEKV from the coding sequence TTGAAGGTAATGACATTTTCGCACTATAAAGAGGTAACTGAAGAAATTTTAAAAGATTCATACGCTATTGTTATTGACCTTCTCAGGGCAACATCTACTATGATTTGGGCTATTTCAAATGGTGCAAACGTAATAATTCCTGTTGAGAATATTTTAGAAGCAAAGCTTTTTAAAAAGTTAAATGAAAGCGTTCTTCTTGGAGGAGAGAGAGGCGGTTTGAAAATTGAAGGGTTTGACCTTGACAATTCACCTCTTTCGTACAAAAAGGAAGTTGTTTTTGGCAAAGCTATCGTAATGACAACAACAAATGGGACAAGAGCGCTCAAGAAGGCATCCTTTGCAAAGCGAATCTTTCTTGGTTCGTTTATAAATGCTAAAAAAACTGCAGAGTATATATTAAAAGAAGCTTTAAAAGATGATATGCAGAAAATAGCAATTGTATGTGCAGGAACCGAGAAGAAATTCACCCTTGAAGATATCCTTTGTGCGGGATATTTTGCGGATATATTTAAAACCTGCCTTGAAAAAATTGAGGTTGATGATCTGTCTTTAGCTTCGTATGAGCTTTATAAAAAATTTGAAAATGACCCTCATGAAATATTAAAATATTCATATCACTATAATCATTTAAAAAAACTTGGTTTTGAAGCTGACCTTGAATTTTGTCTCAAAAAAGACTTTGTGGATTGTGTATGTGAGTACAAAAACTTGGTAGTAGAGAAGGTGTGA
- a CDS encoding FmdE family protein, with the protein MKWEKEPFWKKAAEFHGHICLGLAIGFRACEAAIKILSIDFSSDEEIVCITENDACGVDAIQVILGCTVGKGNLIFKDRGKQAFTFFRRDTNQGIRIVFKGFNEYRSREENLQYILDAPLDEIFEYKEPKDKLPQNARIFRSLKCENCGEKTAEHRIRILDGKFLCLDCYEDYSRGWGR; encoded by the coding sequence ATGAAATGGGAAAAAGAACCTTTCTGGAAAAAGGCAGCTGAGTTTCACGGGCACATATGTCTAGGTCTTGCGATAGGATTTAGAGCATGTGAGGCAGCTATAAAAATACTTTCTATAGATTTTTCTTCAGATGAAGAAATAGTTTGCATTACAGAAAATGATGCATGTGGAGTTGATGCTATTCAGGTAATTTTGGGATGTACTGTCGGCAAAGGTAATCTAATTTTTAAGGACAGGGGGAAACAGGCATTTACGTTTTTCAGAAGAGATACAAATCAGGGTATTAGAATTGTGTTCAAGGGTTTTAATGAATATAGGTCAAGAGAAGAAAACCTACAGTATATTCTTGATGCGCCTTTAGATGAGATTTTTGAGTACAAAGAACCAAAAGATAAATTACCACAAAATGCACGTATTTTCAGGTCTTTGAAATGTGAAAATTGTGGAGAAAAAACAGCAGAGCACAGAATAAGAATTTTGGATGGAAAGTTTTTATGTCTTGACTGCTATGAGGACTACTCAAGAGGATGGGGAAGATAA
- a CDS encoding DUF6512 family protein, with amino-acid sequence MFEIYLSSYSKKIYRKRAKITSIVGIFIIIAISSLLHFGFDFFGKIKATAVLFAVNESVWEHLKIGFFGGLIFYIIEFIIYGKKFDNFIVGKTVALFLIPFLTAVFFYTYRIFLEDNLIFDILTLVLAVIIAQFVSLAITLSKKKIKKAPFVLLLIIMLILFPLFTYFPPKIPDLFYDFAHKHYGI; translated from the coding sequence ATGTTTGAAATCTATCTTTCCTCATACTCAAAGAAAATTTATAGAAAAAGAGCCAAAATAACATCTATTGTAGGTATATTTATAATCATTGCAATATCAAGCTTACTTCACTTTGGGTTTGACTTTTTCGGAAAAATAAAAGCCACTGCTGTACTTTTTGCAGTCAACGAAAGTGTATGGGAGCATCTTAAAATTGGATTTTTCGGGGGGTTGATTTTTTACATAATTGAATTTATCATTTATGGAAAGAAGTTTGACAATTTTATTGTGGGGAAGACTGTTGCACTATTTTTGATACCATTTTTGACAGCAGTGTTCTTCTACACCTATAGGATATTTTTGGAAGACAATTTGATTTTTGATATACTCACTCTTGTTTTAGCAGTGATAATTGCTCAGTTTGTTTCACTTGCCATAACTCTATCTAAAAAAAAGATAAAGAAAGCACCGTTTGTGCTACTTTTAATTATAATGCTGATATTATTTCCATTGTTTACATACTTCCCACCAAAGATACCAGATCTTTTTTATGATTTTGCTCATAAACATTATGGAATATAG
- a CDS encoding nucleotidyl transferase AbiEii/AbiGii toxin family protein produces MEVSVKMFFNVLEYQRYEVLNKIVKSDVIGEFYLGGGTGLALQLGHRVSEDFDFFSPIEFSSDYIIYKLEKVGDINILYSAKDTLHMLLDGVRVTWLYYPNPLLDNLVIPTEIKGLKIASKIDIGVMKLVAISSRGSKKDFIDLYCICQSGIELEELVKLLPQKFPNKMVNLYHILMSLCYFDDAEDEAMPKMFIRLDWNNVKRFFLDNCQKLVKLIE; encoded by the coding sequence ATGGAGGTTAGCGTTAAGATGTTTTTTAATGTTTTAGAGTATCAAAGGTATGAAGTTCTAAATAAGATTGTAAAAAGTGATGTAATTGGAGAGTTTTACTTAGGTGGGGGGACAGGACTTGCTTTGCAGCTTGGACATAGAGTTTCAGAGGACTTCGACTTTTTTTCACCAATAGAATTTTCAAGCGACTATATAATATATAAATTGGAAAAAGTAGGCGATATAAACATATTGTACTCAGCAAAAGATACTCTTCATATGCTTTTAGATGGAGTTAGGGTAACATGGCTATATTATCCTAATCCTTTATTAGATAATCTTGTAATACCAACTGAAATAAAAGGCTTGAAAATTGCTTCAAAAATAGATATAGGTGTGATGAAATTAGTTGCTATTTCTTCAAGAGGCTCAAAAAAAGATTTTATTGATTTGTACTGTATATGCCAATCAGGAATAGAGTTAGAGGAGCTTGTTAAACTTCTTCCACAAAAATTTCCAAATAAAATGGTAAATCTTTATCATATCCTTATGAGTCTCTGTTACTTTGATGATGCTGAGGATGAAGCAATGCCCAAGATGTTCATTAGACTTGACTGGAATAATGTCAAGAGATTTTTCTTAGATAATTGTCAGAAATTAGTCAAATTAATAGAATAA
- the cheB gene encoding chemotaxis-specific protein-glutamate methyltransferase CheB, which yields MKRILIVDDSELMCELIKETLRGLEEDKVIFTATNPLIAIRKANLFKIDLALVDYEMPYMNGLLLIGYLKEINPLTKIVMVSAYTEPGAQITLEALAKGAIDYILKPANKEEFKEFKKELSEKVQWILAGRELSRKKSKVEKDKTKVLNSLEGLKTYTSNYLVDKLRESKVIAIGISTGGPPVLEKIFTNLKKDFSIPILVVQHMPPTFTKALAERLCKISQRQVKEAEDGEKIENGVIYIAKGGVHMAVEKILGKYYIRLLENVEKVNSHKPSCDILFSSVAEWYGKNATGIIMTGMGCDGANGLLEMKNQGALTIAQSKESCVVFGMSRVAIEKGAAEAVLSTDEIIRILNEV from the coding sequence ATGAAAAGGATATTGATTGTTGATGATTCAGAGCTTATGTGTGAACTTATAAAAGAGACTTTGAGGGGTTTAGAGGAAGATAAAGTTATATTTACAGCGACAAATCCTCTTATAGCTATTAGAAAGGCAAATTTATTTAAAATTGATTTGGCACTTGTTGATTATGAGATGCCTTATATGAATGGTCTTTTACTTATCGGCTATTTAAAGGAGATAAATCCATTAACAAAGATTGTAATGGTTTCTGCTTATACTGAACCTGGTGCTCAGATTACTCTTGAAGCACTTGCAAAAGGTGCAATTGATTATATATTAAAACCTGCAAATAAAGAAGAGTTTAAAGAATTTAAAAAAGAACTGTCAGAAAAAGTTCAATGGATATTAGCTGGAAGAGAACTTAGCCGTAAAAAAAGTAAGGTAGAGAAAGACAAAACTAAGGTTTTAAACTCCCTTGAGGGGCTTAAGACTTATACTTCCAACTATTTAGTGGATAAGCTAAGAGAAAGTAAGGTAATAGCAATTGGAATTTCAACAGGAGGTCCCCCTGTTTTAGAAAAGATTTTTACAAATCTTAAGAAAGATTTTTCGATTCCTATATTAGTTGTTCAGCACATGCCACCAACATTTACGAAAGCATTGGCTGAGAGACTTTGCAAAATATCTCAAAGACAAGTGAAAGAAGCCGAAGATGGTGAAAAGATTGAAAATGGTGTGATTTATATAGCAAAAGGCGGAGTGCATATGGCTGTTGAAAAGATTTTAGGAAAGTATTATATAAGGCTTCTTGAAAATGTTGAAAAGGTGAATAGCCACAAACCATCGTGTGATATTTTATTCAGTTCAGTAGCTGAATGGTACGGGAAAAATGCAACAGGCATAATCATGACTGGAATGGGCTGTGATGGAGCAAATGGTCTTTTGGAAATGAAAAATCAGGGTGCCTTGACAATTGCGCAAAGCAAAGAATCATGCGTAGTTTTTGGCATGTCAAGAGTCGCCATAGAAAAGGGAGCAGCAGAAGCAGTACTAAGTACAGATGAGATTATAAGAATTTTAAATGAGGTATAA
- the metG gene encoding methionine--tRNA ligase, with amino-acid sequence MEKPKFYITTPIYYPSDKLHIGHTYCTVAADTIARYKRLRGYDVFFLTGTDEHGQKIERKAQEAGKTPQEYVDEIVASIKDLWKLMNISYDDFIRTTEERHKKVVQKIFTKLYEQGDIYKSEYEGWYCTPCESFWLDRQLVDGKCPDCGRPVERAREESYFFRLSKYQDALVKYIEEHPDFIVPQSRANEMINNFIKPGLEDVCVSRTTIKWGIPVPFDPKHVIYVWIDALSNYITALGYMSEDDSKFKKYWPADVHLVGKEIVRFHTIIWPAMLMALGLPLPKMVFGHGWLLLEGGKMSKSKGNVVDPVILAQKYGVDSLRYFLLREIPFGADGHFSEDALRTRHNSDLANDLGNLLSRTVAMIEKYFDEIIHLPEAKEDLDNELITLAKEVYEKVCRCLDELQFSNALIEIWKLIARANKYIDETMPWVLGRDKSKYPRLKTVLYNLAEVLRIVAILIEPFMPQTTPKILQQLGISKDENPDITAWESASQFGLIPEGTKVKRGDPIFPRIVEKEENAMEDTNKQEVKNPEGAVPADDKNEEQKEYITIDDFAKIELKVAKVLEAKKIEGADKLLKLIVDLGNEKRQIVAGIAKHYTPDELVGKKIVVVANLKPAKLRGVESQGMLLAASIGDELCLITPEKDIKEGARVK; translated from the coding sequence ATGGAAAAGCCAAAATTTTATATAACAACGCCTATATACTATCCATCGGACAAACTCCATATTGGTCACACATATTGCACAGTTGCAGCAGACACCATTGCGAGGTACAAAAGACTCAGAGGATATGACGTGTTTTTCCTGACAGGCACAGATGAGCATGGACAAAAGATAGAAAGAAAAGCGCAAGAAGCTGGCAAGACTCCTCAAGAGTATGTTGATGAGATAGTTGCGTCAATAAAAGACCTTTGGAAGCTTATGAACATCTCATATGATGACTTTATTAGAACAACAGAAGAGCGCCACAAGAAGGTTGTCCAGAAGATATTTACAAAGCTTTATGAGCAGGGCGATATCTACAAGAGCGAGTATGAGGGTTGGTACTGCACACCATGCGAGTCTTTCTGGCTTGACAGACAGCTTGTTGATGGCAAGTGTCCTGACTGCGGCAGACCAGTTGAGCGTGCAAGGGAAGAGAGCTACTTTTTCAGGCTCTCAAAATACCAAGATGCACTTGTTAAGTATATTGAAGAGCATCCGGATTTTATTGTTCCACAGTCGCGCGCAAACGAGATGATAAACAATTTCATAAAACCTGGGCTTGAAGATGTGTGCGTTTCGCGAACAACTATAAAATGGGGAATTCCTGTGCCATTTGACCCCAAGCATGTTATCTATGTCTGGATAGACGCACTTTCAAACTATATAACAGCGCTGGGATACATGAGTGAGGATGACAGCAAGTTCAAAAAATACTGGCCAGCAGATGTGCATCTTGTTGGAAAAGAGATAGTAAGATTCCACACAATTATCTGGCCAGCAATGCTGATGGCACTGGGTCTTCCTCTTCCTAAGATGGTGTTTGGTCATGGCTGGCTACTTTTAGAAGGCGGTAAGATGTCAAAGTCAAAGGGAAATGTTGTAGACCCAGTAATACTTGCGCAAAAGTATGGAGTTGATAGCCTAAGATATTTCCTCTTAAGAGAGATTCCATTTGGTGCTGATGGTCACTTTTCAGAAGATGCTCTAAGGACAAGACACAACAGTGACCTTGCAAACGACCTTGGAAATTTATTGTCAAGAACAGTAGCAATGATTGAAAAGTATTTTGATGAAATTATCCATCTTCCTGAAGCAAAAGAAGATCTTGATAATGAACTGATAACCTTGGCAAAAGAAGTATACGAAAAAGTGTGCAGATGTCTTGATGAGCTTCAATTTTCAAATGCCTTGATAGAAATCTGGAAGTTGATTGCAAGAGCCAACAAGTATATAGATGAGACAATGCCGTGGGTGCTTGGCAGGGATAAATCTAAGTATCCGCGCTTGAAAACTGTTTTGTACAACTTAGCAGAGGTTTTGAGAATTGTGGCAATATTGATAGAACCATTTATGCCGCAGACAACACCAAAGATTTTACAGCAGCTTGGAATTTCAAAAGATGAGAATCCTGATATAACTGCTTGGGAAAGTGCTTCGCAGTTTGGTTTAATTCCAGAGGGAACAAAAGTTAAAAGAGGAGATCCTATTTTCCCAAGAATAGTTGAAAAGGAGGAAAATGCCATGGAAGATACAAACAAGCAAGAAGTTAAAAACCCTGAAGGAGCTGTGCCTGCAGATGACAAAAATGAAGAGCAGAAAGAATATATTACAATAGATGATTTTGCAAAGATTGAACTCAAAGTTGCCAAAGTTTTAGAAGCTAAGAAAATTGAAGGGGCAGACAAGCTGCTCAAGCTCATTGTTGATTTAGGAAATGAAAAACGCCAGATAGTTGCAGGCATTGCAAAACACTATACTCCTGATGAGCTTGTTGGCAAAAAGATTGTAGTTGTTGCAAACTTAAAGCCTGCAAAACTGCGTGGTGTTGAGTCACAGGGAATGCTCTTGGCAGCGTCAATTGGAGATGAGCTGTGCTTAATCACACCTGAAAAAGACATAAAAGAGGGAGCAAGAGTAAAATGA